A stretch of the Pan paniscus chromosome 2, NHGRI_mPanPan1-v2.0_pri, whole genome shotgun sequence genome encodes the following:
- the XIRP1 gene encoding xin actin-binding repeat-containing protein 1 isoform X1, translating into MADTQTQVAPTPTMRMATAEDLPLPPPPALEDLPLPPPKESFSKFHQQRQASELRRLYRHIHPELRKNLAEAVAEDLAEVLGSEEPTEGDVQCMRWIFENWRLDAIGDHERPAAKEPVLCGDVQATSRKFEEGSFANSTDQEPTRPQPGGGDVRAARWLFETKPLDELTGQAKELEATVREPAASGDVQGTRMLFETRPLDRLGSRPSLQEQSPLELRSEIQELKGDVKKTVKLFQTEPLCAIQDAEGAIHEVKAACREEIQSNAVRSARWLFETRPLDAINQDPSQVRVIRGISLEEGARPDVSATRWIFETQPLDAIREILVDEKDFQPSPDLIPPGPDVQQQRHLFETRALDTLKGDEEAGAEAPPKEEVVPGDVCSTLWLFETKPLDAFRDKVQVGHLQRVDPQDGEGHLSSDSSSALPFSQSAPQRDGLKGDVKTFKNLFETLPLDSIGQGEVLAHGSPSREEGTDSAGQAQGIGSPVYAMQDSKGRLHALTSVSREQIVGGDVQGYRWMFETQPLDQLGRSPSTIDVVRGITRQEVVAGDVGTARWLFETQPLEMIHQREQQERQKEEGKSQGDPQPEAPPKGDVQTIRWLFETCPMSELAEKQGSEVTDPTAKAEAQSCTWMFKPQPVDRPVGSREQHLQVSQVPAGERQTDRHVFETEPLQASGRPCGRGPVRYCSRVEIPSGQVSRQKEVFQALEAGKKEEQEPRVIAGSIPAGSVHKFTWLFENCPMGSLAAESIQGGNLLEEQPMSPSGNRMQESQETAAEGTLRTLHATPGILHHGGILMEARGPGELCLAKYVLSGTGQGHPYIRKEELVSGELPRIICQVLRRPDVDQQGLLVQEDPTGQLQLKPLRLPTPGSSGNIEDMDPELQQLLACGLGTSVARTGLVMQETEQGLVALTAYSLQPRLTSKASERSSVQLLASCIDKGDLSGLHSLRWEPPADPSPVPASEGAQSLPPTESIIHVPPLDPSMGMGHLRASGATPCPPQAIGKAVPLAGEAAAPAQLQNTEKQEDSHSGQKGMAVLGKSEGATTTPPGPGAPDLLAAMQSLRMATAEAQSLHQQVLNKHKQGPTPTATSNPIQDGLRKAGATQSNIRPGGGSDPRIPAAPRKVSREEQALPRGLPGGWVTIQDGIYTAHPVRTFDPPQGVQLSQREPQSRHRETAFSVQAPRPLQGGPGQSTGPGREEPGGCTQMAWGPPGKAMAEVCPGGLQAAETTLKTAPLGRHILASGPQAAGASPHPHNAFVPPPPTLPAAVTGPDFPAGAHRDEDSIQQASEPLKDPLLHSHSSPAGQRTPGGSQTKTPKLDPTMPPKKKPQLPPKPAHLTQSHPPQRLPKPLPLSPSFSSEVGQREHQRGERDTAIPQPANVPTTVDQGHIPLARCPSGHSQPSLQHGLSTTAPRPTKNQATGSNARSSEPPKLNALNCDPTSPQWGLGPSGEQPMEGSHQGAPESPDSLQRNQKELQGLLNQVQALEKEAASSVDVQALQRLFEAMPQLGGAAPQAPAAHQKPEASVEQAFGELTRVSTEVAQLKEQTLARLLDIEEAVHKALSSMSSLQPEASARGHFQGPPKDHSAHKISVTVSSSARPSGSGQEVGGQTAVKNQAKVECHTEAQSQVKIRNHTEARGHTASTAPSTRRQETSREYLCPPRVLPSSRDSPSSPTFISIQSATRKPLETPSFKGNPDVSVKSTQLAQDIGQALLHQKGVQDKTGKKDVTQCSVQPEPAPPSASPLPRGRQKSVLELQTGPGSSQHYGAMRTVTEQYEEVDQFGNTVLMSSTTVTEQAEPPRNPGSHLGLRASPLLRQFLHSPAGFSSDLTEAETVQVSCSYSQPAAQ; encoded by the coding sequence ATGGCCGACACCCAGACACAGGTGGCCCCCACACCAACCATGAGGATGGCAACTGCAGAGGacctgcccctccctccacccccagccctggaGGATCTGCCACTGCCGCCACCCAAGGAATCCTTCTCCAAGTTCCATCAGCAGCGGCAAGCTAGTGAGCTCCGCCGCCTCTACAGGCACATCCACCCTGAGCTCCGCAAGAATCTGGCTGAGGCTGTGGCCGAGGATCTGGCTGAGGTCCTGGGCTCTGAGGAACCCACCGAGGGTGACGTTCAGTGCATGCGCTGGATCTTTGAGAACTGGAGACTGGATGCCATTGGAGATCACGAGAGGCCAGCTGCCAAGGAGCCCGTGCTGTGTGGTGACGTCCAGGCCACCTCCCGCAAGTTTGAGGAAGGCTCCTTTGCCAACAGCACAGACCAGGAGCCAACCAGGCCCCAGCCAGGTGGAGGAGACGTTCGTGCAGCCCGCTGGCTATTTGAGACAAAGCCACTGGACGAGCTGACAGGGCAGGCCAAGGAACTGGAGGCCACTGTGAGGGAGCCTGCAGCCAGCGGAGATGTGCAGGGTACCAGGATGCTCTTTGAGACGCGGCCGCTGGACCGCCTGGGCTCCCGCCCCTCCCTGCAGGAGCAGAGCCCCTTGGAACTGCGCTCAGAGATCCAGGAGCTGAAGGGTGATGTGAAAAAGACAGTGAAGCTCTTCCAAACGGAGCCCCTGTGTGCCATCCAGGATGCAGAGGGCGCCATCCATGAGGTCAAGGCCGCATGCCGGGAGGAGATCCAAAGCAACGCGGTGAGGTCTGCCCGCTGGCTCTTTGAGACCCGGCCTCTGGACGCCATCAACCAGGACCCCAGCCAGGTGCGGGTGATCCGGGGGATTTCCCTGGAGGAGGGGGCCCGGCCCGACGTCAGTGCAACTCGCTGGATCTTTGAGACGCAGCCCCTGGATGCCATCCGGGAGATCTTGGTAGATGAGAAGGACTTCCAGCCATCCCCAGACCTTATCCCACCTGGTCCAGATGTTCAGCAACAGCGGCATCTGTTTGAGACCCGAGCGCTGGACACTCTGAAGGGGGACGAAGAGGCTGGAGCAGAGGCCCCACCCAAGGAGGAAGTGGTCCCTGGTGATGTCTGCTCCACCCTGTGGCTATTTGAAACAAAGCCCCTGGATGCTTTCAGAGACAAGGTCCAAGTGGGTCACCTACAGCGAGTGGATCCCCAGGACGGTGAGGGGCATCTATCCAGTGACAGCTCCTCAGCACTGCCCTTCTCTCAGAGTGCCCCCCAGAGGGATGGGCTAAAGGGGGATGTGAAGACTTTTAAGAACCTTTTTGAGACCCTTCCTTTGGACAGCATTGGACAGGGTGAGGTTCTGGCCCATGGGAGTCCAAGCAGAGAAGAAGGAACTGATTCTGCTGGGCAGGCCCAGGGCATAGGGTCCCCAGTGTATGCCATGCAGGACAGCAAGGGCCGCCTCCATGCCCTGACCTCTGTTAGCAGAGAGCAGATAGTCGGAGGTGATGTGCAGGGCTACAGGTGGATGTTTGAGACACAGCCCCTAGACCAGCTCGGCCGAAGCCCCAGTACCATCGACGTGGTGCGAGGCATCACCCGGCAGGAAGTGGTGGCTGGGGACGTTGGCACAGCTCGGTGGCTTTTTGAGACTCAGCCCCTGGAGATGATCCACCAACGGGAGCAGCAGGAACGAcagaaagaagaagggaagagTCAGGGAGACCCCCAGCCTGAGGCACCCCCAAAGGGCGATGTGCAGACCATCCGGTGGTTGTTCGAGACTTGCCCAATGAGTGAGTTGGCCGAAAAGCAGGGGTCAGAGGTCACAGATCCCACAGCCAAGGCTGAGGCACAGTCCTGCACCTGGATGTTCAAGCCCCAACCTGTGGACAGGCCAGTGGGCTCCAGGGAGCAGCACCTGCAGGTTAGCCAGGTCCCGGCTggggaaagacagacagacagacacgtCTTTGAGACCGAGCCTCTTCAGGCCTCAGGCCGTCCCTGTGGAAGAGGGCCTGTGAGATACTGCAGCCGTGTGGAGATCCCTTCAGGGCAGGTGTCTCGTCAGAAAGAGGTTTTTCAGGCCCTGGAGGCAGGCAAGAAGGAAGAACAGGAGCCCCGGGTAATCGCTGGGTCCATCCCCGCGGGTTCTGTCCACAAGTTCACTTGGCTTTTTGAGAATTGTCCCATGGGCTCCCTGGCAGCTGAGAGCATACAAGGGGGCAACCTCCTGGAAGAGCAGCCCATGAGCCCCTCAGGCAACAGGATGCAAGAGAGCCAGGAGACTGCAGCTGAGGGGACCCTGCGGACTCTGCATGCCACACCTGGCATCCTGCACCATGGAGGCATCCTCATGGAGGCCCGAGGGCCAGGGGAGCTCTGTCTTGCCAAGTATGTGCTCTCGGGCACAGGGCAGGGGCACCCTTATATACGAAAGGAGGAGCTGGTGTCAGGTGAACTTCCCAGGATCATCTGCCAAGTCCTGCGCCGGCCAGATGTGGACCAGCAGGGGCTGCTGGTGCAGGAAGACCCAACTGGCCAGCTCCAACTCAAGCCGCTGAGGCTGCCAACTCCAGGCAGCAGTGGGAATATTGAAGACATGGACCCTGAGCTCCAGCAGCTGCTGGCTTGCGGTCTGGGGACCTCCGTGGCAAGGACTGGGCTGGTGATGCAGGAGACAGAGCAGGGCCTGGTCGCACTGACTGCCTACTCTCTGCAGCCCCGGCTAACTAGCAAGGCCTCTGAGAGGAGCAGCGTGCAGCTGTTGGCCAGCTGCATAGATAAAGGAGACCTGAGTGGCCTGCACAGTCTGCGGTGGGAGCCCCCGGCTGACCCGAGTCCAGTGCCAGCCAGCGAGGGGGCCCAGAGCCTGCCCCCAACTGAGAGCATCATCCATGTTCCCCCACTGGACCCCAGCATGGGGATGGGGCATCTGAGAGCCTCAGGGGCCACCCCTTGCCCTCCTCAGGCCATTGGAAAGGCAGTCCCTCTGGCTGGGGAAGCTGCAGCCCCAGCCCAATTGCAAAACACAGAAAAGCAGGAAGACAGTCACTCTGGACAGAAAGGGATGGCAGTCTTGGGAAAGTCAGAAGGAGCCACGACTACCCCTCCGGGGCCTGGGGCCCCAGACCTTCTGGCCGCCATGCAGAGTCTGCGGATGGCAACAGCTGAAGCCCAGAGCCTGCACCAGCAAGTTCTGAACAAGCACAAGCAGGGCCCCACCCCAACAGCCACTTCCAACCCCATCCAGGACGGTCTTCGGAAAGCTGGGGCTACCCAAAGCAACATAAGGCCTGGGGGTGGAAGTGATCCCCGGATCCCAGCAGCCCCCAGAAAGGTCAGTAGGGAAGAGCAAGCACTACCCAGAGGGCTGCCTGGGGGGTGGGTGACAATTCAGGATGGCATCTACACCGCTCATCCCGTGAGGACCTTTGACCCACCTCAGGGTGTCCAGCTTTCTCAGAGGGAACCCCAGTCAAGGCACAGGGAGACTGCCTTCTCAGTCCAGGCTCCCCGCCCACTCCAGGGAGGCCCAGGTCAGAGTACTGGGCCAGGGCGGGAGGAGCCTGGGGGCTGCACACAGATGGCCTGGGGGCCACCAGGGAAGGCGATGGCAGAAGTCTGCCCAGGGGGCCTCCAAGCTGCAGAGACCACCCTGAAGACTGCCCCTCTAGGCCGCCACATTCTGGCCTCTGGGCCCCAAGCTGCAGGTGCCAGCCCGCACCCCCATAATGCCtttgttcctcctcctcctactcTCCCAGCTGCTGTGACAGGACCTGACTTTCCAGCCGGAGCCCACCGTGATGAGGACTCCATCCAGCAGGCCTCTGAGCCCCTGAAGGACCCCCTTCTTCACTCCCACAGCAGCCCTGCTGGCCAGAGAACCCCTGGAGGGTCACAGACAAAGACCCCAAAACTGGACCCCACCATGCCCCCAAAGAAGAAGCCGCAGCTGCCCCCTAAACCTGCACACCTAACCCAGAGCCACCCTCCTCAGAGGCTGCCCAAGCCCTTGCCTCTATCTCCCAGCTTTTCCTCGGAGGTGGGGCAAAGAGAACACCAACGAGGTGAGAGAGATACAGCCATCCCTCAGCCAGCCAACGTTCCCACTACTGTAGACCAGGGCCACATACCTCTGGCCAGATGTCCCAGTGGACATAGCCAGCCCAGCTTACAACATGGCCTCAGCACCACGGCCCCCAGGCCCACCAAGAATCAGGCTACAGGCAGCAATGCCCGGAGCTCTGAGCCCCCCAAGCTCAATGCCCTCAACTGTGATCCCACCTCACCACAGTGGGGCCTCGGCCCCTCAGGAGAGCAGCCCATGGAAGGTTCCCACCAAGGGGCCCCTGAGAGCCCTGACAGTCTGCAAAGAAACCAGAAAGAGCTCCAGGGCCTCCTGAACCAGGTGCAAGCCCTGGAGAAGGAGGCCGCAAGCAGTGTGGACGTGCAGGCCCTGCAGAGGCTCTTTGAGGCCATGCCCCAGCTGGGAGGGGCTGCTCCTCAGGCTCCTGCTGCCCACCAAAAGCCCGAGGCCTCAGTGGAGCAGGCCTTTGGGGAGCTGACACGGGTCAGCACGGAAGTTGCTCAACTGAAGGAACAGACCTTGGCAAGGCTGCTGGACATTGAAGAGGCTGTGCACAAGGCACTCAGCTCCATGTCTAGCCTCCAGCCTGAGGCCAGTGCCAGAGGCCATTTCCAGGGACCTCCAAAAGACCACAGTGCCCACAAGATCAGTGTCACAGTCAGCAGTAgcgccaggcccagtggctcaggcCAGGAGGTCGGAGGTCAAACCGCAGTCAAGAACCAAGCCAAGGTTGAATGccacactgaggcccagagtcaAGTCAAGATCAGAAATCACACAGAGGCCAGAGGTCACACAGCCTCAACTGCCCCTTCCACCAGGAGGCAGGAGACATCAAGAGAGTATTTGTGCCCTCCTCGGGTTTTACCTTCCAGCCGagattctccctcctccccaacaTTTATCTCCATCCAGTCGGCCACAAGGAAGCCTCTAGAGACTCCCAGCTTTAAGGGCAACCCTGATGTCTCAGTGAAAAGCACACAACTGGCTCAGGACATAGGCCAGGCCCTGCTCCACCAGAAAGGTGTCCAAGACAAAACTGGGAAGAAGGACGTCACCCAGTGCTCTGTGCAACCTGAACCTGCCCCTCCCTCAGCCAGTCCCCTGCCCAGAGGGCGGCAAAAGAGTGTTCTGGAGCTACAGACGGGGCCAGGGAGCTCACAACACTATGGAGCCATGAGAACCGTGACTGAACAGTATGAGGAGGTGGACCAGTTTGGGAACACAGTCCTCATGTCTTCCACCACAGTCACCGAGCAGGCAGAGCCACCCAGGAACCCAGGCTCCCACCTCGGGCTCCGCGCCTCCCCCTTGCTGAGGCAGTTCCTGCACAGCCCAGCTGGGTTCAGCAGTGACCTGACAGAAGCTGAGACGGTGCAGGTGTCCTGCAGCTACTCCCAGCCAGCTGCCCAGTGA
- the XIRP1 gene encoding xin actin-binding repeat-containing protein 1 isoform X2: MADTQTQVAPTPTMRMATAEDLPLPPPPALEDLPLPPPKESFSKFHQQRQASELRRLYRHIHPELRKNLAEAVAEDLAEVLGSEEPTEGDVQCMRWIFENWRLDAIGDHERPAAKEPVLCGDVQATSRKFEEGSFANSTDQEPTRPQPGGGDVRAARWLFETKPLDELTGQAKELEATVREPAASGDVQGTRMLFETRPLDRLGSRPSLQEQSPLELRSEIQELKGDVKKTVKLFQTEPLCAIQDAEGAIHEVKAACREEIQSNAVRSARWLFETRPLDAINQDPSQVRVIRGISLEEGARPDVSATRWIFETQPLDAIREILVDEKDFQPSPDLIPPGPDVQQQRHLFETRALDTLKGDEEAGAEAPPKEEVVPGDVCSTLWLFETKPLDAFRDKVQVGHLQRVDPQDGEGHLSSDSSSALPFSQSAPQRDGLKGDVKTFKNLFETLPLDSIGQGEVLAHGSPSREEGTDSAGQAQGIGSPVYAMQDSKGRLHALTSVSREQIVGGDVQGYRWMFETQPLDQLGRSPSTIDVVRGITRQEVVAGDVGTARWLFETQPLEMIHQREQQERQKEEGKSQGDPQPEAPPKGDVQTIRWLFETCPMSELAEKQGSEVTDPTAKAEAQSCTWMFKPQPVDRPVGSREQHLQVSQVPAGERQTDRHVFETEPLQASGRPCGRGPVRYCSRVEIPSGQVSRQKEVFQALEAGKKEEQEPRVIAGSIPAGSVHKFTWLFENCPMGSLAAESIQGGNLLEEQPMSPSGNRMQESQETAAEGTLRTLHATPGILHHGGILMEARGPGELCLAKYVLSGTGQGHPYIRKEELVSGELPRIICQVLRRPDVDQQGLLVQEDPTGQLQLKPLRLPTPGSSGNIEDMDPELQQLLACGLGTSVARTGLVMQETEQGLVALTAYSLQPRLTSKASERSSVQLLASCIDKGDLSGLHSLRWEPPADPSPVPASEGAQSLPPTESIIHVPPLDPSMGMGHLRASGATPCPPQAIGKAVPLAGEAAAPAQLQNTEKQEDSHSGQKGMAVLGKSEGATTTPPGPGAPDLLAAMQSLRMATAEAQSLHQQVLNKHKQGPTPTATSNPIQDGLRKAGATQSNIRPGGGSDPRIPAAPRKLL; the protein is encoded by the exons ATGGCCGACACCCAGACACAGGTGGCCCCCACACCAACCATGAGGATGGCAACTGCAGAGGacctgcccctccctccacccccagccctggaGGATCTGCCACTGCCGCCACCCAAGGAATCCTTCTCCAAGTTCCATCAGCAGCGGCAAGCTAGTGAGCTCCGCCGCCTCTACAGGCACATCCACCCTGAGCTCCGCAAGAATCTGGCTGAGGCTGTGGCCGAGGATCTGGCTGAGGTCCTGGGCTCTGAGGAACCCACCGAGGGTGACGTTCAGTGCATGCGCTGGATCTTTGAGAACTGGAGACTGGATGCCATTGGAGATCACGAGAGGCCAGCTGCCAAGGAGCCCGTGCTGTGTGGTGACGTCCAGGCCACCTCCCGCAAGTTTGAGGAAGGCTCCTTTGCCAACAGCACAGACCAGGAGCCAACCAGGCCCCAGCCAGGTGGAGGAGACGTTCGTGCAGCCCGCTGGCTATTTGAGACAAAGCCACTGGACGAGCTGACAGGGCAGGCCAAGGAACTGGAGGCCACTGTGAGGGAGCCTGCAGCCAGCGGAGATGTGCAGGGTACCAGGATGCTCTTTGAGACGCGGCCGCTGGACCGCCTGGGCTCCCGCCCCTCCCTGCAGGAGCAGAGCCCCTTGGAACTGCGCTCAGAGATCCAGGAGCTGAAGGGTGATGTGAAAAAGACAGTGAAGCTCTTCCAAACGGAGCCCCTGTGTGCCATCCAGGATGCAGAGGGCGCCATCCATGAGGTCAAGGCCGCATGCCGGGAGGAGATCCAAAGCAACGCGGTGAGGTCTGCCCGCTGGCTCTTTGAGACCCGGCCTCTGGACGCCATCAACCAGGACCCCAGCCAGGTGCGGGTGATCCGGGGGATTTCCCTGGAGGAGGGGGCCCGGCCCGACGTCAGTGCAACTCGCTGGATCTTTGAGACGCAGCCCCTGGATGCCATCCGGGAGATCTTGGTAGATGAGAAGGACTTCCAGCCATCCCCAGACCTTATCCCACCTGGTCCAGATGTTCAGCAACAGCGGCATCTGTTTGAGACCCGAGCGCTGGACACTCTGAAGGGGGACGAAGAGGCTGGAGCAGAGGCCCCACCCAAGGAGGAAGTGGTCCCTGGTGATGTCTGCTCCACCCTGTGGCTATTTGAAACAAAGCCCCTGGATGCTTTCAGAGACAAGGTCCAAGTGGGTCACCTACAGCGAGTGGATCCCCAGGACGGTGAGGGGCATCTATCCAGTGACAGCTCCTCAGCACTGCCCTTCTCTCAGAGTGCCCCCCAGAGGGATGGGCTAAAGGGGGATGTGAAGACTTTTAAGAACCTTTTTGAGACCCTTCCTTTGGACAGCATTGGACAGGGTGAGGTTCTGGCCCATGGGAGTCCAAGCAGAGAAGAAGGAACTGATTCTGCTGGGCAGGCCCAGGGCATAGGGTCCCCAGTGTATGCCATGCAGGACAGCAAGGGCCGCCTCCATGCCCTGACCTCTGTTAGCAGAGAGCAGATAGTCGGAGGTGATGTGCAGGGCTACAGGTGGATGTTTGAGACACAGCCCCTAGACCAGCTCGGCCGAAGCCCCAGTACCATCGACGTGGTGCGAGGCATCACCCGGCAGGAAGTGGTGGCTGGGGACGTTGGCACAGCTCGGTGGCTTTTTGAGACTCAGCCCCTGGAGATGATCCACCAACGGGAGCAGCAGGAACGAcagaaagaagaagggaagagTCAGGGAGACCCCCAGCCTGAGGCACCCCCAAAGGGCGATGTGCAGACCATCCGGTGGTTGTTCGAGACTTGCCCAATGAGTGAGTTGGCCGAAAAGCAGGGGTCAGAGGTCACAGATCCCACAGCCAAGGCTGAGGCACAGTCCTGCACCTGGATGTTCAAGCCCCAACCTGTGGACAGGCCAGTGGGCTCCAGGGAGCAGCACCTGCAGGTTAGCCAGGTCCCGGCTggggaaagacagacagacagacacgtCTTTGAGACCGAGCCTCTTCAGGCCTCAGGCCGTCCCTGTGGAAGAGGGCCTGTGAGATACTGCAGCCGTGTGGAGATCCCTTCAGGGCAGGTGTCTCGTCAGAAAGAGGTTTTTCAGGCCCTGGAGGCAGGCAAGAAGGAAGAACAGGAGCCCCGGGTAATCGCTGGGTCCATCCCCGCGGGTTCTGTCCACAAGTTCACTTGGCTTTTTGAGAATTGTCCCATGGGCTCCCTGGCAGCTGAGAGCATACAAGGGGGCAACCTCCTGGAAGAGCAGCCCATGAGCCCCTCAGGCAACAGGATGCAAGAGAGCCAGGAGACTGCAGCTGAGGGGACCCTGCGGACTCTGCATGCCACACCTGGCATCCTGCACCATGGAGGCATCCTCATGGAGGCCCGAGGGCCAGGGGAGCTCTGTCTTGCCAAGTATGTGCTCTCGGGCACAGGGCAGGGGCACCCTTATATACGAAAGGAGGAGCTGGTGTCAGGTGAACTTCCCAGGATCATCTGCCAAGTCCTGCGCCGGCCAGATGTGGACCAGCAGGGGCTGCTGGTGCAGGAAGACCCAACTGGCCAGCTCCAACTCAAGCCGCTGAGGCTGCCAACTCCAGGCAGCAGTGGGAATATTGAAGACATGGACCCTGAGCTCCAGCAGCTGCTGGCTTGCGGTCTGGGGACCTCCGTGGCAAGGACTGGGCTGGTGATGCAGGAGACAGAGCAGGGCCTGGTCGCACTGACTGCCTACTCTCTGCAGCCCCGGCTAACTAGCAAGGCCTCTGAGAGGAGCAGCGTGCAGCTGTTGGCCAGCTGCATAGATAAAGGAGACCTGAGTGGCCTGCACAGTCTGCGGTGGGAGCCCCCGGCTGACCCGAGTCCAGTGCCAGCCAGCGAGGGGGCCCAGAGCCTGCCCCCAACTGAGAGCATCATCCATGTTCCCCCACTGGACCCCAGCATGGGGATGGGGCATCTGAGAGCCTCAGGGGCCACCCCTTGCCCTCCTCAGGCCATTGGAAAGGCAGTCCCTCTGGCTGGGGAAGCTGCAGCCCCAGCCCAATTGCAAAACACAGAAAAGCAGGAAGACAGTCACTCTGGACAGAAAGGGATGGCAGTCTTGGGAAAGTCAGAAGGAGCCACGACTACCCCTCCGGGGCCTGGGGCCCCAGACCTTCTGGCCGCCATGCAGAGTCTGCGGATGGCAACAGCTGAAGCCCAGAGCCTGCACCAGCAAGTTCTGAACAAGCACAAGCAGGGCCCCACCCCAACAGCCACTTCCAACCCCATCCAGGACGGTCTTCGGAAAGCTGGGGCTACCCAAAGCAACATAAGGCCTGGGGGTGGAAGTGATCCCCGGATCCCAGCAGCCCCCAGAAAG CTGCTGTGA